From the Bacteroidia bacterium genome, the window TCATCGTATAAATTCCATCCGCAGTGGGCGTCCAAGCTATATTGTGTGTAAAGTTATAATTACTTAATGCAGAAATACTCAAAGAAGAAAGTGCGTCCGTAACTGGAGTTCCACCATTTACACTGTATTTCAAATTCATAGAAGTAATAGTAGTTGAACCATAATTATGAATAGTTCCGCTTACAGTTTTCGCAACGTTATTGCCAATGTAATAAGGTAAATTTTGAGCTGTAACGCCCATATCATAATTGCTTGGTGCAAAAACACTCACATTATCAACTCCTACTCCATACATTTGGTATCCGAAATTATTGTATGTAAAGGCAATCATCACATTCGCATTTCCTGCTGCATAAGCAGATATATCATACGTAGCATTTCTCCAATTATTATTACTTGCTCCTCCAATAGTATCAGCAGTTGTCCATGTAACTCCTCCGTTATTAGATACAGCAATGGTAGCTTGCTCAGTAGGTCCACTTGTATATCCTACTTCTTGAAACCAAACATCCAAAGAAACAAACACGTGGGCATAAGCAGCGCAATTCATACTAGATGAATACAAAGTATCATTGCTCAAATGTGCCTGACCTGTATTAGTATTCGTTGGTGCATTGTTATCGTAATCATCCACCCAAGCATACTCCGTATGCGCCGGAACAATCGTATTTAAGTTTGCTCCCATCGCGGTGCTTACATGCCAACCTGTATTTGTTACAGAACCTGCTTTTTGTTGTGACCATCCAGCGGGCATGCCTGACTGAAAATTTTGCGACTGGATAACTTGCGCATTTGTAGCGAAACAAAATGCAGCGAGGCACGTTACGCTGAGTAGTATTTTTTTCATGTTTTTTTGTTTATTAATTAGTAATTTTTTTTAGACCTTTAAATCGAATTTGTTTAGGGTAAAAGTAGAAATAAAAAATAGTAATTCCTACTTTTTTTTATTGATTATTGTATTCCTAAAATTACAATCGCCTCAAGACAGTTTATTTTAAAGGTGTTTCAAAAAAATATTTTTCGGGTTAGTATATATAAACTTTTTTAAAATTTTAGCGTAGAAGTATCCATAAGATTGCAAATTCAGATTTTAATCGTACTTTTACCCTGTCGAAAAAATATTTTTTTGGATGCATTTTTTTCAACCTAATAATTAAATAAAACATTATGAAAAAGACATTACTTTCCTTGCTATCGTTCTCATTGATTGCAACTATTTCCGTTGCACAGGGTGTATTTAAAATAACAGATCCAAATAACGGAAATATTGTTGTAAACAGTACAACTATTGATTATTGGGGTGCCCCAAATTCAATGATGGAAGCTAAACTAAATGTAAAAAACACAACAAATAGCAGTATCGATGTTTTTTGCAAACGCGATACTATTTCCACCGTGAGTGGAAGTACTAATCTTTTTTGTTGGGTTCTTTGCTACGGACCGAGTACCAATCAATCTCCTACAGGGATTGTTTTAGCTGCAGATTCCACCACTTCTTCTTTTTATGGTAAGTATACTACCGGACCAGGAACAGGTGTTACTACTATTAGATATGTATTTTTTGGTCAATATAATCCGAGTGATTCTTCTTACGTAACCGTAAATTATCACGTTACACCTACTGGAATTGCTACTTATACGCTTGGAAAAAATGCTTTGTCGCCGGCGTTTCCAAATCCTACTGCTAATTTAGTTTCTCTTTCTTATTCGTTGGAATCGGATGCAACTGTTGCAAAAATTATTTTTTACAACATGCTGGGAGAAAAAATAAAAGAATTACCGATTGATATCAATAACCGCGAAGGCATTGTAAAAGCAGATGTTACTGGAATGGATGCAGGAATTTATTTCTACTCTTTTGTTGTCAACGGTAAAACGATTGCAACTAAAAAATTAGTGGTAACACACTAAAAATTTACATTAAAATAAAACATTCGAAAAATTATTTTTTCAAGAGCTCTTTTACCAACGCCGGAACGCCCGTTCCGGCGTTTTCTTTTCTAAAAAAAAAGTTTTTTTGGCTTGGTATTTTTAAGCTGTTGGGGTCAATCACATATTTGGGCACATTTTCAAAAACAGCCTCCAATAACCCTGCCGCCGGATACACATTTAGCGAAGTTCCCACAACCATAAAAACACTTGCTTTTGCAGCCATCGCGTAAGCCATTTCCATATTCGGAACCAATTCTCCAAACCATACAATGTGCGGACGTAATTGAGAGCCTTTTTTGCAAACGTCGCCCAATTTTAATTCGGTTTTATTTATTTCGTAAATTAGCGATTCGTCTACGCTGCTGCGCGATTTCATGATTTCTCCATGCAAATGCAATACTTTTTTGGAGCCGGCTCTTTCGTGTAAATCGTCAATATTTTGAGTGATGATTTGCACATCGTATTTTTTTTCCAATTCTACCAATGCGAAGTGCGCGGCATTGGGTTTTGCATCCATCACTTGTTGTTTACGCTTGTTGTAAAAATCGAGTACTAAAGCGGGATTTTTTGCCCATGCTTCGGGCGTGGCAACGTCGTTAATATTATATTCTTCCCACAAACCGCCGGTATCACGAAATGTTTTTATTCCGCTTTCGGCACTTATTCCGGCTCCTGTAAAGACAACAATTTTTTTCATCCAAAAAAGCGTTTGAAAAATTATTTTTTTCGTAAGATGGTTACAAAACCTTTCATCGTCTTATCGTTCGGAACGTCTAAGATATAGTAATACGTGCCATCCGACAAATCGGAACCGTTCCATTCGTTGTGATAATTATCGTCTTCAAAAACTTTTTTTCCCCAACGATCATAAATAATTAATCTCGAATCAGGATGTCTTTCCAAATTTTGAATCACAAAATAATCATTTACATTGTCTCCGTTAGGTGTGAAAACATTGGGAATCATCACATCGCAGGCGTTTACATGTATGTACACAGAATCGGCGCCGCTTTCACAAAATCCTGGAACGGAAACTTTTATTTTCTTCATTCCGGGAGTATTCCAACTTAATGAATACGGTCCGGAACCGCTACCAGATAAGACATTTGCACTATCAAAATTCCAATTAAAAATATGTGAAGTAGAAGTATCGCTACAAAAAACGCGTACATTATCATTCGGACAAAGAGTATCTGCCATCAAATTAGTTTGGATGTGTAAGCTGCTACCACCAGTAAAACTGCCTGCCTCCAGAAAAACACCGGAATCAATATTTCCGTCGCCTCCATCGGCAATCGCAATTTTGATGTGGTATTTTTGTCCGCACTGAACGGGTGAAACAGCCGTCATTGGCTCCGTAAAACCATTGTATTGAACTGTTGTTCCGCCAGTATTATCAATATAATAATTAGAATGACTGTTGCAACACGGATTGGATGTATTGCAAACACTGGTACCTACGCAATTTCCATTTAAAGTGTTGATGGAAATCGGAGTAGTAGTAGTCGGAATCAATGCTAAATTTTTTTTTCCGACAATGCCAGGACCACTGATATAAAACGCGAATACATCATTGTCAGGGCAACACACGTATTCCGGGTATTCTTCCGAACCAAATACATAATGAAATTTAATCGTATCCGCATACGGCACAAAATCAAATTCTAACACGGCGGCATCAAATGTTGTTCCGCCCGAAGTAGCGCTCAAATCAGAATCTCCGGGCAAATGTAAATTCAATCCGGCACTTGTTTGATTGTTCGGACCAACCGCCAAATAAATACTTCCTGTTGTCATTAAAATACCGCTGCTGATGCCGATATTCGAGTTGGTTCCGTTAAAAAAGCCTGTTGCAATTTGCGCGCCTGTATATGTGATATTACTGGCAATTACACCGCTGCCCAGCAAAACGTTTTGTACTAATTGTTGCGGTGTTTGCGTGTTATTTACTACCAATTGTGCGAGCACATCGGAGGGTTTACAAAGCAAAAAAATGCTTGCGAAAAAAATGATTTTCTGAAAAAATTTCAACACAAAAAAAATTACTGTACAAATTTAGTAAAAGATTTTTATCAGAATTTTTGCTGAAAAAACAGCTTCAAAAAAATAATTTTTCGATGCGAAATTTTTGATACAAAAGAGTCATCGTAAAAAAAAATTTAAAGGGAGAAAAACGAAAGTCTATCGGCAAATTTTGTTGATTAACCAAAAAATATTTTATCTTTGGTATCTGAATAACAGATTTTTAAATTAAAAATAAACGTAAGATGGCAATAAAATTACCTCGTTACAGTTGTTTGAAAAATTATTTTTCCGATAAAGGAAAGTGCTTTTTTCTCATTTTGGGATGTTTTATTTTCTGTACATCCGCCTATTCTCAAACACATTCTTTTCAACCTAAATGGAAGGTAAATCCGTTTGATCAAAAAGTGTTTGTAGAAAACAAAACTCAATTTGATGGGAAAGACAGTCTGCCAAACAGCCCTATTTTATTTGGCATACGCAATAAAGGTGTCCAAATTTATTTTACTCCGAAAGGCTTGACATATCGACACGATGAATACAAAAAAATTAGTGGAGACGAACGCGAAAAATTAGAAAAAGAAGGTAAAACACACGAGGAATTAACGCAAGTAATTACGACAATGGCAAGTATGGAGTGGGAAAATTCCAATCCGAACGTGCAAATTATTGCAGAAGATAAAGTAAGTAATTATTTTACGTATGGCGATTTGCGCGACAATTCAGGCAAAACAACTATCAAAGCACAGGCTTATAAAAAAATACTTTACAAAAATTTATATTCAAATGTGGATGTGGAATATTCTTTTCCAGAAAATAAAGAAGGAATTGAATATGCGATTATTTTGCATCCAGGAGCAGATGTATCCCAGTTAAAAATGAAGTATTCTGGAAACGAAAAAATAAATTTGGATGCTATCGGAAACGCAGAAATAAATTCAGCCTTCGGAAGCATTATTGACCATGCGCCAATTACAAAAAATCAAAATGGACTGAAAATTAATTCCTCATTTCAGGTGAATGATAATATCGTTTCTTTCCATCTAAAAACCTACAATCACAGTGAAACTGTTATTATTGATCCTTGGGTTACAACGCCTACTTTTGCAGGCTCCTCCAATGCATATGATGTAGATTGTGATTTAGCAGGAAATGTTTATATTTATGGTGGAACTCCTCCTTTTACAGAATCAAAACTAAACAGCGCTGGCGTCATTTTATGGTCGTATACATCCACCCCCATAACCAGTAGTTACTATGGAGATTTTGCAGTGGACGGACACAGTCAAAATTCATACTTAACCGAAGGATTTAATTCTTCTGGAGCTGAGATTGTGAAGGTAAGCGGTGCAGGAACCCAATTAGCTGTGCTCCCTCCCAATCCAAATATGGTGGAAATGTGGAGAATCGTTTACAACAATTGTACACATACTTCTGTAATTGCTGGCGGAGGAACTGGACCAGTTTATCAAGCCTGCGTATTGGATACAAACGTAACAACCATAACACCTGTTAATATTTTAAATGCCGTAGAATGTTGCCATGATTTTGCCCTGTTAGCACAAGATAATGTTGGGAATTGCTACATGGCCACAGCTCAATCTGTGGGTTACCCTGGTAATTTCGACAATGTATTACTAAAAGCACCTATTCCTGCCTTGGCTCCCACAGCTTATCTGGTTTCTGATGGATATACCTTTGTAGAAGTAGGAAGTGTGACGTATGGACCCGGTCCGCCAAATGGTTTCAACGGAATGGCAACAAGTAATAATTTTCTCTATACCTATGATGGAGCTATTTTAAAGAAATGGAACCCTGCAACAGGTACTTTGTTAGCCAGTGCAACAATTACTGGAACCCCTTTTAATTCTGGCGGTATTGCTGTTGATATGTGTGATCATATTTTTATAGGAGTTGGTAATGCTATCAAACAATATGATGTTAATTTAA encodes:
- a CDS encoding T9SS type A sorting domain-containing protein, giving the protein MKKTLLSLLSFSLIATISVAQGVFKITDPNNGNIVVNSTTIDYWGAPNSMMEAKLNVKNTTNSSIDVFCKRDTISTVSGSTNLFCWVLCYGPSTNQSPTGIVLAADSTTSSFYGKYTTGPGTGVTTIRYVFFGQYNPSDSSYVTVNYHVTPTGIATYTLGKNALSPAFPNPTANLVSLSYSLESDATVAKIIFYNMLGEKIKELPIDINNREGIVKADVTGMDAGIYFYSFVVNGKTIATKKLVVTH
- a CDS encoding NAD-dependent deacylase produces the protein MKKIVVFTGAGISAESGIKTFRDTGGLWEEYNINDVATPEAWAKNPALVLDFYNKRKQQVMDAKPNAAHFALVELEKKYDVQIITQNIDDLHERAGSKKVLHLHGEIMKSRSSVDESLIYEINKTELKLGDVCKKGSQLRPHIVWFGELVPNMEMAYAMAAKASVFMVVGTSLNVYPAAGLLEAVFENVPKYVIDPNSLKIPSQKNFFFRKENAGTGVPALVKELLKK
- a CDS encoding choice-of-anchor L domain-containing protein, whose amino-acid sequence is MLCKPSDVLAQLVVNNTQTPQQLVQNVLLGSGVIASNITYTGAQIATGFFNGTNSNIGISSGILMTTGSIYLAVGPNNQTSAGLNLHLPGDSDLSATSGGTTFDAAVLEFDFVPYADTIKFHYVFGSEEYPEYVCCPDNDVFAFYISGPGIVGKKNLALIPTTTTPISINTLNGNCVGTSVCNTSNPCCNSHSNYYIDNTGGTTVQYNGFTEPMTAVSPVQCGQKYHIKIAIADGGDGNIDSGVFLEAGSFTGGSSLHIQTNLMADTLCPNDNVRVFCSDTSTSHIFNWNFDSANVLSGSGSGPYSLSWNTPGMKKIKVSVPGFCESGADSVYIHVNACDVMIPNVFTPNGDNVNDYFVIQNLERHPDSRLIIYDRWGKKVFEDDNYHNEWNGSDLSDGTYYYILDVPNDKTMKGFVTILRKK
- a CDS encoding PKD domain-containing protein; protein product: MAIKLPRYSCLKNYFSDKGKCFFLILGCFIFCTSAYSQTHSFQPKWKVNPFDQKVFVENKTQFDGKDSLPNSPILFGIRNKGVQIYFTPKGLTYRHDEYKKISGDEREKLEKEGKTHEELTQVITTMASMEWENSNPNVQIIAEDKVSNYFTYGDLRDNSGKTTIKAQAYKKILYKNLYSNVDVEYSFPENKEGIEYAIILHPGADVSQLKMKYSGNEKINLDAIGNAEINSAFGSIIDHAPITKNQNGLKINSSFQVNDNIVSFHLKTYNHSETVIIDPWVTTPTFAGSSNAYDVDCDLAGNVYIYGGTPPFTESKLNSAGVILWSYTSTPITSSYYGDFAVDGHSQNSYLTEGFNSSGAEIVKVSGAGTQLAVLPPNPNMVEMWRIVYNNCTHTSVIAGGGTGPVYQACVLDTNVTTITPVNILNAVECCHDFALLAQDNVGNCYMATAQSVGYPGNFDNVLLKAPIPALAPTAYLVSDGYTFVEVGSVTYGPGPPNGFNGMATSNNFLYTYDGAILKKWNPATGTLLASATITGTPFNSGGIAVDMCDHIFIGVGNAIKQYDVNLNPVATIPATNIVYDLRLGAGGLLYACGLGFVQSLSVTLAPCTGGLTLTMTSTGGCAAAGTATVTASGGVGPYSYSWSTAPSQNTATATGLSSGEYYVSVTDNSCIPLTSKDSVLITSGVTASLIISAVPPIVCQGDSSSLSVSGATTYSWSPSTGLSSTTSANPKATPPATTTYTVTGTSGTCTGTAQVTVTVNPLPILRVNSAAICIGNSVTLNASGGITYSWTPATGLSSSTLSNPVANPIVTTNYTVSATDNGCSSTASATVTVRPLPMVAFSADTTHGCAPVCVKFTNLSTPTSMTAVWVFGNGNTSTNSPIANNCYPNPGTYTIKLAVTDSLGCSNTASINNMITVYQNPIAAFSMAPQPAIIIDPIVYFTDHSTGGVNQWEWNFGDVPNSASSLQNPQYTYPDTGYYNVQLIVTNNYGCKDSITQIAYIEGDFVLYIPNAFTPNNDGLNDVFLPTGSDVDVNNYDMSIFDRWGNLIFHTTNFYQGWDGKANGGKAIAQEDVYVWKISVKDFKEKSHLYIGHVSLMK